A genome region from Pseudomonas pergaminensis includes the following:
- a CDS encoding serine/threonine-protein kinase yields MNIVIPGYDIEGEIGEGAMASVYLATQRSLERKVALKVMAAALAADPSFCERFLREGKTLARLSHPHTVTIHDIGNVGELYYMAMEYLPNGTLKERIAAGMTPEQGVTLIRQVASALGYAHAQGLVHRDVKPANILFRADGTAVLSDFGIAKSLDDRTQFTQAGFAVGTPSYMSPEQARGQEIDGRADLYALGVVLYEILVGKLPYNGTDALSTALAHLTEPLPELPVHHGRYQEVLRKLLAKDPAERFPDAAALLAALDNLPAESPEATLVRPLPIPLSFDLAGMTPVSIDIPTDKPQPQPVVRQRVVTPTQHNAVSEQRRGPVLALAAVAVAVALAIGGASYWWLSGSDEPVAKPPAAVVPQVTPPPAVAEVDGGQRPLLMAGKKTLFQRVLSKPGATLSADAGSAPGKALPAFSVLYVYQRKDVDGSPWVRVGAATDGRSDGWLPASQVSDWKQSLVLKFTERSGRAPVMFLRQSGEVEKLLADPAAAKGVLAKAQKNSEDNSQVLALEPSASAVPQNQFYLLPIFDSKESFDENGQPVQLLNVASIDPGSSAAAKPSTPVLKANADAFRTAVVLVVDTTVSMQPYIDQVRDVVHELQTRIAERGELDSVSFGMVGFRSSIKKTPGLEYVAKTLITLDQGRDPQRFLDMARQVKASTVSSHSFNEDAFAGVMQAVDGMDWSGYGGRIILLVTDAGALRKNDPFAATQMNEAEVRQAALGKQIKIYALHLRTDAGKKTHAGAESQYRVLTADANPQIGDLYTAVPGGDVRKLGERVDEIGTVFANLVHQVRSNTPQPVPLLNSAPSLADKSAAVGYAMHMDFLGRKAASQAPQLVSAWTADRDLTNPALPAFQVCVMLTKLQLNDLQQSLKLIVDAARKTQTSPKDFFQEIASASAYMSRDPQALRKGGNLADGGILGEYLEGLPYRSKSLNMTQDLWLSLSVAEQEDFIDELDSKIRLYETFHNDVANWVRFGDAEPGDALYRVPLSTLP; encoded by the coding sequence ATGAACATCGTCATCCCCGGTTATGACATCGAAGGCGAGATCGGCGAAGGCGCCATGGCCAGCGTGTACCTGGCGACCCAGCGCTCGCTGGAGCGCAAGGTGGCATTGAAGGTGATGGCGGCGGCGCTGGCGGCCGACCCGAGTTTTTGCGAGCGTTTCCTGCGCGAGGGCAAGACCCTGGCGCGCTTGTCGCACCCGCACACGGTGACCATCCATGACATCGGCAATGTCGGTGAGCTGTATTACATGGCCATGGAATACCTGCCCAACGGTACGCTCAAGGAGCGCATCGCGGCCGGCATGACGCCGGAGCAGGGCGTCACGCTGATCCGCCAGGTCGCCTCGGCGCTGGGCTATGCCCATGCCCAGGGCCTGGTGCACCGCGATGTGAAACCGGCGAACATTCTGTTCCGCGCCGATGGCACGGCGGTGCTGTCCGACTTTGGTATCGCCAAGTCGCTGGATGATCGCACCCAGTTCACCCAGGCCGGGTTCGCCGTGGGCACACCGAGCTACATGAGCCCGGAGCAGGCGCGCGGCCAGGAAATCGATGGCCGGGCCGACCTGTATGCGTTGGGTGTGGTGCTGTATGAAATCCTGGTCGGCAAACTGCCATACAACGGCACTGACGCGCTGTCCACGGCGCTGGCGCACTTGACCGAGCCGTTGCCGGAACTGCCGGTGCACCATGGCCGCTACCAGGAGGTGTTGCGCAAGCTGTTGGCCAAGGACCCGGCGGAACGTTTCCCGGATGCGGCGGCGTTGCTGGCGGCGCTGGATAACCTGCCGGCAGAGTCGCCGGAGGCCACCCTGGTGCGACCGCTGCCTATCCCGTTGAGCTTCGACTTGGCGGGCATGACTCCGGTCTCCATCGATATTCCGACCGATAAGCCGCAGCCGCAACCTGTCGTGCGCCAGCGGGTGGTGACCCCAACGCAACACAACGCCGTCTCCGAACAGCGCCGTGGCCCGGTGTTGGCGCTGGCGGCGGTTGCGGTGGCGGTTGCCTTGGCCATCGGTGGTGCCAGTTACTGGTGGTTGAGTGGCAGCGATGAGCCTGTTGCCAAGCCGCCGGCTGCGGTGGTGCCGCAAGTCACGCCGCCACCCGCGGTAGCCGAAGTTGATGGCGGCCAGCGTCCGTTGCTGATGGCGGGCAAGAAGACCCTGTTTCAGCGCGTGTTGAGCAAACCGGGCGCCACGCTTTCCGCTGACGCCGGCAGCGCGCCGGGCAAAGCCCTGCCGGCGTTTTCCGTGCTCTACGTTTACCAGCGCAAGGACGTCGACGGCAGCCCCTGGGTGCGTGTCGGTGCCGCCACCGATGGCCGCAGCGATGGTTGGTTGCCTGCGTCGCAGGTCAGCGACTGGAAACAGAGCCTGGTGCTCAAGTTCACCGAGCGTTCGGGCCGGGCGCCGGTGATGTTCCTGCGCCAATCCGGCGAAGTGGAAAAACTGCTGGCCGATCCCGCCGCAGCCAAAGGCGTCCTGGCCAAGGCGCAGAAAAACAGCGAAGACAACAGCCAGGTCCTGGCCTTGGAACCGAGCGCCAGCGCAGTGCCGCAGAATCAGTTCTACCTGCTACCAATCTTCGATTCCAAAGAGAGCTTCGACGAGAACGGCCAGCCTGTGCAGTTGCTCAACGTGGCCTCCATCGACCCCGGCAGCAGCGCAGCGGCCAAGCCCTCGACGCCGGTGCTCAAGGCCAACGCCGATGCCTTCCGCACGGCCGTGGTGCTGGTAGTGGACACCACCGTGTCGATGCAGCCCTATATCGACCAGGTTCGCGACGTGGTGCACGAACTGCAAACTCGCATCGCCGAGCGGGGCGAGTTGGACAGCGTCAGCTTCGGCATGGTGGGGTTTCGCAGCAGCATCAAGAAAACCCCCGGCCTGGAATACGTGGCCAAGACCCTGATCACCCTTGACCAGGGCCGCGACCCGCAGCGGTTTCTCGACATGGCGCGCCAGGTCAAGGCGTCCACCGTGTCCAGCCATTCCTTCAACGAAGACGCGTTCGCCGGGGTGATGCAGGCGGTGGATGGCATGGATTGGTCCGGCTACGGCGGGCGCATCATCCTGCTGGTCACCGACGCCGGCGCGCTGCGCAAGAACGATCCGTTTGCCGCCACCCAGATGAACGAAGCCGAAGTGCGTCAGGCCGCGCTGGGCAAGCAGATCAAGATCTACGCCTTGCACCTGCGCACCGACGCCGGCAAGAAAACCCATGCCGGCGCCGAGAGCCAGTACCGCGTCCTCACCGCCGACGCCAACCCGCAGATTGGCGACCTGTACACGGCGGTGCCCGGTGGCGATGTGCGCAAGCTCGGTGAACGTGTGGATGAGATCGGCACGGTGTTCGCCAACCTTGTGCACCAGGTGCGCAGCAATACGCCGCAGCCGGTGCCATTGCTGAACAGCGCACCGAGCCTGGCGGACAAATCCGCAGCCGTCGGTTATGCCATGCACATGGATTTCCTCGGGCGCAAAGCCGCGAGCCAGGCGCCGCAACTGGTCAGCGCCTGGACCGCCGACCGCGACCTGACCAACCCGGCGCTGCCGGCGTTCCAGGTGTGCGTGATGCTGACCAAGCTGCAGCTCAACGACCTGCAGCAGTCGCTGAAACTGATTGTCGACGCGGCGCGCAAGACCCAGACCTCGCCCAAGGACTTCTTCCAGGAAATTGCCAGCGCGTCGGCCTACATGAGCCGCGACCCGCAAGCCTTGCGCAAGGGCGGCAACCTGGCCGACGGCGGCATTCTGGGTGAATACCTGGAAGGCCTGCCGTACCGCAGCAAGTCGCTGAACATGACCCAGGACCTGTGGTTGTCGTTGAGCGTGGCCGAGCAGGAAGACTTTATCGACGAGCTGGATTCGAAGATCCGTCTCTACGAAACCTTCCACAATGACGTGGCCAACTGGGTCCGTTTTGGCGATGCCGAGCCGGGTGATGCGTTGTACCGCGTGCCGTTGTCGACATTGCCGTGA
- a CDS encoding PP2C family protein-serine/threonine phosphatase, protein MGSTYKSASKSHVGMVRQVNEDACLDLPENRLWVVADGMGGHAAGDYVSSLIVDSLRSVPVGRSLDEYTAALRNDLLRINTAVREETANRGVTMMGSTVVLLAARGLRGVCLWAGDSRLYRLRDGVLEGISRDHSYVQDLQDSGLLSEADARTHPRANIVTRAIGVEAHLDLAVVDLLIAPGDSYLLCSDGLNKTVEDHEIREVLSHDAPDEIVRSLVHLGLNRGAPDNITAIVVKVSP, encoded by the coding sequence ATGGGGTCGACGTACAAATCCGCGAGCAAAAGCCATGTGGGCATGGTCCGTCAGGTCAACGAAGACGCCTGCCTGGACCTGCCGGAAAACCGCCTGTGGGTGGTGGCCGACGGCATGGGCGGGCATGCGGCCGGGGACTACGTGAGCAGCCTGATCGTCGACAGCCTGCGCAGCGTGCCGGTGGGGCGCTCCCTGGATGAATACACGGCGGCGCTGCGCAACGACTTGCTTCGCATCAACACGGCCGTGCGCGAAGAAACCGCCAACCGTGGCGTGACCATGATGGGCAGCACGGTGGTGCTGTTGGCCGCCCGTGGCCTGCGCGGCGTGTGCCTGTGGGCCGGCGACAGTCGCTTGTACCGCTTGCGCGACGGGGTGCTCGAAGGCATCTCCCGCGACCACAGCTACGTCCAGGACCTGCAAGACAGCGGCCTGCTCAGCGAAGCCGATGCCCGCACCCATCCGCGCGCCAATATCGTCACCCGCGCCATTGGCGTGGAAGCCCACCTGGACCTGGCGGTGGTCGACCTGCTGATCGCCCCCGGTGACAGCTACCTGCTATGCAGCGACGGCCTGAACAAGACCGTCGAAGACCATGAGATCCGCGAAGTGCTCAGCCACGACGCGCCAGATGAAATCGTGCGCAGCCTGGTGCACCTGGGGCTCAACCGGGGGGCGCCGGACAACATCACCGCCATCGTCGTGAAGGTATCGCCATGA
- the tagF gene encoding type VI secretion system-associated protein TagF, giving the protein MTTLGFYGKLASRGDFVSRALPQSFVGPWDSWLAAGLLASQNSLGADWLNTYLVSPLWRFVLAPGVCGPDAAAGVVMPSIDRVGRYFPLAVVALLDHDTNPASLVGGPDSWFEQAEALLLSTLDSGATFESFNEGLDGLGFPPSEPRAVGSRFAGLQRVAATVSHGRMSALTEQACEGASLWWGRGSQRISPGLLRCQGLPAASDFAQFLLGQEGVV; this is encoded by the coding sequence ATGACGACCCTGGGCTTCTACGGCAAGTTGGCCAGCCGCGGTGACTTTGTCAGCCGCGCCTTGCCTCAGAGTTTTGTCGGCCCGTGGGACAGTTGGCTGGCGGCGGGTTTGCTCGCCAGTCAGAACAGCCTCGGCGCAGACTGGCTCAACACCTACCTGGTCAGCCCGCTGTGGCGCTTTGTGTTGGCACCGGGCGTGTGCGGTCCGGACGCGGCGGCAGGCGTGGTGATGCCGAGCATCGATCGGGTGGGGCGCTATTTCCCGCTGGCGGTGGTGGCGTTACTCGATCACGACACCAACCCTGCCTCGCTGGTGGGTGGTCCGGACAGCTGGTTCGAACAGGCCGAAGCACTGTTGCTCAGCACCCTGGATTCCGGTGCCACCTTCGAAAGCTTCAATGAAGGCCTCGATGGCCTGGGTTTCCCTCCGAGCGAGCCGCGTGCCGTGGGCAGCCGTTTCGCCGGCTTGCAGCGGGTGGCCGCCACTGTGTCCCACGGGCGTATGAGCGCACTGACCGAACAGGCCTGCGAAGGCGCCAGCCTGTGGTGGGGCCGTGGTTCACAACGTATTTCCCCTGGTTTGTTGCGGTGTCAGGGCCTGCCTGCCGCCAGCGATTTTGCGCAGTTTTTGCTCGGACAAGAAGGTGTGGTGTAG
- a CDS encoding ABC transporter ATP-binding protein, with translation MLNLNAVHKSRGVGSQRYSLVIPALALRAGEQLAIVGPSGCGKSTLLDLLALVLAPDQVGQFEFHQHDIAGLWRGDQQSTLAALRSQHLGYVLQTGGLLGFLDVRGNIALSRQLLGLKDDGSVARLAEQLEISDQLAKKPAALSVGQRQRVSCARALAHAPHLVLADEPTASLDPLNAERVMQALLAQAREHRAACVIATHDEALARASGLQVRRISCRRDTDGGVTATLGEAC, from the coding sequence ATGCTGAACCTGAACGCGGTGCACAAGAGCCGGGGCGTCGGTAGCCAGCGCTATAGCCTGGTGATCCCGGCGCTGGCGCTGCGTGCGGGTGAGCAACTGGCGATTGTCGGGCCCAGCGGTTGCGGCAAAAGCACCTTGCTGGACCTGCTGGCGCTGGTGTTGGCGCCGGACCAGGTCGGGCAGTTCGAATTCCATCAGCACGACATTGCCGGGCTATGGCGCGGTGATCAGCAATCTACCTTGGCCGCGCTGCGTAGCCAGCATCTGGGGTATGTGCTGCAAACCGGTGGCCTGCTGGGTTTTCTCGATGTGCGCGGCAATATCGCCTTGTCCCGGCAACTGCTGGGCTTGAAGGACGATGGCAGCGTGGCGCGCCTGGCCGAACAGTTGGAGATCAGCGATCAGTTGGCCAAGAAGCCGGCGGCGCTCTCGGTAGGCCAGCGCCAGCGCGTCAGCTGTGCCCGTGCCTTGGCCCATGCACCGCACCTGGTGCTGGCGGACGAACCGACGGCGTCCCTCGACCCCTTGAATGCCGAGCGCGTGATGCAAGCGCTGCTGGCCCAGGCGCGCGAACACCGTGCCGCCTGTGTGATCGCCACCCATGACGAAGCCCTGGCCCGCGCCAGTGGCTTGCAGGTGCGGCGCATCAGTTGCCGTCGCGACACCGACGGCGGTGTGACGGCGACCCTTGGGGAGGCATGCTGA
- a CDS encoding SUMF1/EgtB/PvdO family nonheme iron enzyme, which produces MYKLLGACVALTLASMAWADEASDKLDNPKPLEGDVSLPLPCEGNMVFRYAYVLAQGTLDDREISLGYPFAEGEAGYQQSFISGYRRDFINGQFTLKDLPKDWSKVIAPLMPKTDAKTPLKPMLYFIGKYEVTARQYAQVMSQAQSLASGEPAPACDAPTGMAGRLPKVKLSRFEAERFSAVYSAWLMKYHRELLPVSGRGSSADDGGLGFVRLPTEVEWEFAARGGHAVSRQDLEGRLFPRRVEGSDSDGPLGDYAVFNQVAGGTGQAARLMPIGTKLPNPIGLFDVIGNAAEMVQESFQLVHAGRRQGTYGGFVVKGGNYLEGEGTLFTGMRREYPLFAADGTEQSNETTGFRVAIGALSAPRSRYKELFAQWQKEGRLASLTDAIDDAQDPTKRLDSIIAASADPKLQAELGLVNEELKRNVSLIAQQREEAAGNLIQSAALVAETIANYNIRLANLQKSRQQALDNKDEASAQLFEMAITNGRSALDGAVAIYIDNLATGTRYTDAVIQAQFQRIKEELDRKPVLGKSLVMRATLFVRHVGNYRKQQRADPATILKELLAASGQR; this is translated from the coding sequence ATGTATAAGTTACTGGGCGCCTGTGTGGCGCTGACCCTGGCCTCGATGGCCTGGGCCGATGAGGCGAGTGACAAACTCGATAACCCCAAGCCGCTGGAAGGCGACGTCAGCCTGCCGCTGCCGTGCGAAGGCAACATGGTGTTCCGCTATGCCTATGTGCTGGCCCAGGGCACCCTGGATGACCGCGAAATCAGCCTCGGCTACCCCTTTGCCGAAGGCGAGGCGGGTTATCAGCAGTCGTTTATTTCCGGCTACCGTCGCGACTTCATCAACGGCCAGTTCACCCTCAAGGACCTGCCCAAAGACTGGAGCAAGGTCATCGCGCCGTTGATGCCGAAGACCGACGCCAAGACCCCGCTCAAGCCGATGCTGTACTTCATCGGCAAGTACGAAGTGACCGCACGCCAGTACGCCCAGGTGATGTCCCAGGCGCAGTCGTTGGCCAGTGGTGAACCCGCGCCTGCGTGCGACGCACCTACTGGCATGGCCGGGCGCTTGCCCAAGGTCAAGCTGTCGCGGTTTGAAGCCGAGCGCTTCTCGGCGGTGTACAGCGCCTGGTTGATGAAATACCACCGTGAGTTGCTGCCGGTCAGTGGTCGCGGTTCTTCGGCGGATGACGGTGGCCTCGGTTTTGTGCGCCTGCCCACCGAAGTGGAGTGGGAATTCGCCGCACGCGGTGGCCATGCCGTGAGTCGCCAAGACCTGGAAGGGCGCCTGTTCCCCCGCCGCGTCGAAGGCAGTGACAGCGACGGCCCGCTCGGCGATTACGCCGTGTTCAACCAGGTGGCTGGCGGCACCGGCCAGGCCGCACGCCTGATGCCCATCGGCACCAAATTACCCAACCCGATCGGCCTGTTCGATGTGATCGGCAACGCCGCAGAAATGGTCCAAGAGTCTTTTCAACTGGTGCACGCCGGGCGTCGCCAGGGCACTTATGGCGGCTTTGTGGTCAAGGGTGGCAACTACCTGGAAGGCGAGGGCACGCTGTTCACCGGCATGCGCCGTGAGTACCCGCTGTTCGCCGCCGACGGCACCGAGCAAAGCAACGAGACCACCGGTTTCCGCGTAGCGATTGGCGCGCTGTCGGCACCGCGCTCGCGCTATAAGGAGCTGTTCGCGCAGTGGCAGAAAGAGGGCCGCCTGGCCTCGCTGACCGACGCCATTGACGACGCCCAGGACCCGACCAAGCGCCTGGACAGCATCATCGCCGCCAGCGCCGACCCCAAGCTGCAAGCCGAGCTGGGGCTGGTCAACGAAGAGCTCAAGCGCAATGTCTCGCTGATCGCCCAGCAACGCGAAGAAGCCGCGGGCAACCTGATTCAGTCGGCCGCCCTGGTGGCCGAGACCATCGCCAACTACAACATCCGCCTGGCCAACCTGCAGAAGAGTCGCCAGCAGGCCCTGGACAACAAGGACGAGGCCAGCGCGCAACTGTTTGAGATGGCCATCACCAATGGCCGCAGCGCGCTCGATGGCGCCGTGGCGATCTATATCGACAACCTGGCCACCGGCACGCGCTATACCGATGCGGTGATCCAGGCGCAGTTTCAACGGATCAAGGAAGAGTTGGATCGCAAGCCAGTGCTCGGCAAGAGCCTGGTGATGCGCGCAACACTGTTCGTTCGCCATGTCGGCAACTACCGCAAACAACAGCGGGCCGACCCGGCAACGATCTTGAAGGAATTGCTCGCAGCGAGCGGTCAGCGATGA
- a CDS encoding ABC transporter permease family protein yields MRLGLVTSLAWQDYRNDAWLSACSVLALVAVIAPLLVLFGLKFGLVSSLTERLETDPATREIIPLGGGRFSSAFIEQLGQRSDVAFALPRTRQIAATAQVGTLVLEMLPTASGDPLLAGLPVPQGLDQIVLSHTAAEKLAARPGDWLETSFARQVAGRVEAQRTRLQVLAVLPLEAFARDGLFADLKVLEAAEDYRDGRAVPALGWSGEVEGTNEQRVYPAFRLYARTLTDVEPLRVYFAAQNLLVSTQAQTIAQVQSLSRNLSIVFWVICGLALAGAFAAIFAGALAAVARKRRELSVLRLLGFSTGGLLLFVVVQALYSAGFAAVLSAGLYGLAEAALNQLFVQVPGEHASHLLARHYGLALAAVLGVSAVAAACGGWRVARIQASEGIRDV; encoded by the coding sequence ATGCGCCTCGGTCTGGTGACGTCGCTGGCCTGGCAGGATTATCGCAACGATGCCTGGCTGTCCGCCTGCTCGGTGCTCGCGCTGGTGGCGGTGATCGCACCGTTGCTGGTGTTATTCGGCCTGAAATTTGGACTGGTTAGCAGTTTGACCGAACGGTTGGAGACCGACCCCGCCACCCGTGAAATTATTCCGTTGGGCGGTGGTCGATTCAGCAGCGCATTCATCGAGCAGCTCGGCCAGCGCAGTGATGTGGCGTTTGCGTTGCCGCGTACGCGGCAGATTGCGGCGACCGCGCAGGTGGGCACGCTGGTCCTGGAGATGCTGCCGACCGCGTCGGGTGATCCGTTGCTCGCCGGCCTGCCGGTGCCACAGGGCCTGGACCAGATCGTGCTGAGCCACACTGCCGCCGAGAAGCTTGCGGCGCGGCCTGGGGATTGGCTGGAAACCAGCTTTGCACGGCAAGTGGCGGGACGCGTGGAAGCCCAGCGCACACGCTTGCAGGTGCTGGCGGTACTGCCGTTGGAAGCGTTTGCCCGTGACGGCTTGTTTGCCGATCTGAAAGTGCTGGAAGCGGCGGAAGATTACCGCGACGGTCGCGCAGTGCCGGCGTTGGGATGGAGTGGTGAGGTGGAGGGGACGAATGAGCAGCGGGTCTACCCGGCGTTCCGCTTATATGCGCGCACCCTCACCGATGTGGAGCCGCTGCGGGTGTACTTCGCGGCGCAGAATTTACTGGTGTCGACCCAGGCACAGACCATCGCGCAGGTGCAGTCGTTGAGCCGCAACCTGTCGATCGTGTTCTGGGTGATCTGCGGGTTGGCGTTGGCGGGGGCGTTTGCGGCGATATTTGCCGGGGCCCTGGCCGCCGTGGCACGCAAGCGGCGGGAATTGTCGGTGCTGCGCCTGCTGGGGTTTTCCACGGGCGGGCTGCTGTTATTCGTGGTGGTGCAGGCGTTGTATAGCGCAGGCTTTGCTGCCGTACTCAGTGCCGGGCTGTATGGCCTGGCCGAGGCAGCGTTGAATCAGTTATTTGTGCAGGTGCCGGGCGAACACGCCAGTCACCTGCTGGCGCGCCATTACGGCCTGGCCCTGGCTGCTGTGCTCGGCGTCAGCGCCGTGGCGGCGGCCTGTGGCGGTTGGCGAGTGGCGCGGATCCAGGCTTCTGAAGGAATCAGAGATGTATAA
- the tagQ gene encoding type VI secretion system-associated lipoprotein TagQ yields MLFSRKAVSKRHLLLIAAGFSTVLTGCATSPASKVASSTKVEYYPNCYEPVQHLRATDSDMTKSVVTGAAIGAAGGALLGALTGDSDKRGRNAAIGAAGGALAGGAAGYYTERQKQISDDNQRIASYSTDFNKSASDIDRSTAYAKASQQCYQSAFTKLVADRKAKTVNDTEGRKRLAEIVAGLKESNDLIVAVNGKASEDLNNYTQAYEKDLQQVGVQRNDVVTVATADTAPVVAPAKGKKPVKVAKKQALPVVPKEAVTTEKSIQTVQAKQAESKQVASAGKAQLEGSCRDPNLADWAPVPCPNV; encoded by the coding sequence ATGCTTTTTTCCCGTAAGGCGGTTTCCAAGCGTCACTTGCTGCTGATCGCAGCTGGTTTCAGCACCGTGTTGACCGGTTGCGCCACGTCGCCGGCCTCCAAGGTCGCGTCGAGCACCAAGGTCGAGTATTACCCGAACTGCTACGAGCCGGTGCAGCACCTGCGTGCGACTGACTCGGACATGACCAAGTCAGTCGTCACCGGCGCAGCCATCGGCGCGGCCGGCGGTGCACTGCTGGGCGCCCTGACCGGCGACTCCGACAAGCGCGGCCGTAACGCCGCCATCGGTGCAGCGGGCGGCGCCCTGGCCGGCGGCGCGGCGGGTTACTACACCGAGCGCCAGAAGCAGATCAGCGATGACAACCAGCGCATTGCGTCCTACTCCACCGACTTCAACAAAAGCGCGTCCGACATCGACCGCAGCACCGCGTACGCCAAAGCGTCGCAACAGTGCTACCAGAGCGCGTTCACCAAGCTGGTGGCCGACCGCAAGGCCAAGACCGTCAACGACACCGAAGGCCGCAAGCGCCTGGCAGAAATCGTTGCAGGCCTCAAAGAGTCCAATGACCTGATCGTTGCGGTCAACGGCAAGGCCAGCGAAGACCTGAACAACTACACCCAGGCCTACGAGAAAGACCTGCAGCAAGTGGGCGTGCAGCGTAACGACGTGGTGACCGTGGCTACCGCCGACACTGCTCCTGTGGTTGCTCCGGCCAAGGGCAAGAAGCCGGTCAAGGTTGCGAAAAAGCAGGCTCTGCCAGTCGTGCCGAAAGAAGCTGTCACCACCGAGAAGAGCATCCAGACCGTGCAGGCCAAGCAAGCTGAAAGCAAGCAGGTCGCCAGCGCCGGCAAGGCCCAGCTCGAAGGCAGCTGCCGCGATCCGAACCTGGCTGACTGGGCACCGGTACCTTGCCCTAACGTTTAA